The following are encoded together in the Pseudodesulfovibrio indicus genome:
- a CDS encoding mechanosensitive ion channel domain-containing protein has translation MLKRIILVLVLCLSCQFAATGVAGASSAAMLAVTAGSGKSAKQVVIPPDASPSQLNEIMASLSDEQVRRLLIEELKRNAVPPAKETGPTGVAGVIVKAKTFVQKVHERFVYLFSGAAQAPRLLPETFRKALSGEGVHPPGHLALGLLAVIVLWFGSRRLLVRLCRGVLRRIEDAEGDVHVSAKLGRLLARCGYDLLILAGGLLITLIPYLLIFNEPIKGRPVIFIVLAALVLVDLVRLAARIILAPQAPALRLLPLGDGPARYINKWTLHAAWVVAAGFVATSLVALTERSELAFLLVLAVTGLVVAVMVSLLALWNRNQVADAIRRNVPPDSLRHQLAGSWHAGVILYAMVFWFFWVLALLVFGRHAMLTGVYTLFLVPAYLLVDWACQRLVAFASSMADTPMDDEETVVEGVPNIGRFQQFLSAGFRVLVFASACFLLLRIWGINLAFGRASVDAGIDILLTLVLAYIFWVFISNYIERKLKAKTGADDDRSDGEGGGGPGGDRFSTLLQLVKKFIFAGITVITVLVILSSLGVDIGPLIAGASVFGIAIGFGAQTLVKDIISGIFFLMDDAFRVGDYIIVGNAMGTVEEISVRSFKLRHHLGPLYTIPFGSIKEVQNMTRDWAVMKLQYLVPFDTDIGEIKKIIKKINKEIREIPELNEFMLSDIKSQGVKAMEEYGMRMRVKFMTKPGGQFTLRKLVLAKMRKYFAEAGIEFAKPRVSVHIPDRDQLTPDEEAHVAAAAAQSVTSDEGKHKKKKG, from the coding sequence ATGCTCAAGCGCATCATCCTGGTCCTTGTCCTGTGTCTTTCCTGCCAGTTCGCCGCAACCGGGGTGGCCGGGGCTTCTTCGGCGGCCATGCTCGCCGTGACCGCCGGGTCCGGCAAGAGCGCCAAGCAGGTAGTCATCCCGCCCGACGCCAGCCCGAGCCAGCTCAACGAGATCATGGCTTCCCTGAGCGACGAGCAGGTCCGCCGCCTGCTCATCGAGGAACTCAAGCGCAACGCCGTCCCGCCCGCGAAGGAGACCGGTCCCACCGGGGTGGCCGGGGTCATCGTCAAGGCCAAAACCTTCGTCCAGAAGGTCCACGAGCGGTTCGTCTACCTGTTTTCGGGCGCGGCCCAGGCCCCCCGGCTGCTGCCGGAGACCTTCCGCAAGGCCCTCAGCGGCGAGGGCGTGCATCCCCCCGGACATCTGGCCCTGGGGCTCTTGGCGGTCATCGTCCTGTGGTTCGGCTCCCGGCGGCTCCTGGTCCGGCTGTGCCGCGGAGTGCTCCGCCGCATCGAGGATGCGGAGGGAGACGTGCACGTCTCGGCCAAGCTCGGCAGGCTCCTGGCCCGTTGCGGCTACGACCTGCTCATCCTGGCCGGAGGGCTGCTCATCACGCTGATCCCCTACCTCCTGATCTTCAACGAACCGATCAAGGGCCGCCCGGTGATCTTCATAGTGCTGGCCGCCCTGGTCCTGGTGGACCTGGTCCGGCTGGCGGCGCGCATCATCCTCGCTCCCCAGGCTCCGGCGCTCCGGCTTCTGCCCCTGGGCGACGGGCCCGCCCGGTATATCAACAAGTGGACACTGCACGCGGCCTGGGTGGTGGCGGCGGGATTCGTGGCCACCAGCCTGGTGGCCCTGACCGAGCGCAGCGAGCTGGCCTTCCTGCTGGTCCTGGCCGTGACCGGGCTCGTGGTGGCCGTCATGGTCAGCCTGCTGGCCCTGTGGAACCGGAACCAGGTTGCCGACGCCATCCGCAGGAACGTTCCGCCGGACTCCCTGCGCCACCAACTGGCCGGGTCCTGGCACGCGGGGGTCATCCTCTACGCCATGGTCTTCTGGTTCTTCTGGGTCCTGGCCCTGCTGGTCTTCGGCCGACACGCCATGCTGACCGGGGTCTACACCCTGTTCCTGGTGCCGGCCTACCTGCTGGTGGACTGGGCGTGCCAGCGGCTGGTGGCCTTCGCCTCGTCCATGGCCGATACGCCCATGGACGACGAGGAGACCGTGGTCGAGGGCGTGCCGAACATCGGCCGGTTCCAGCAGTTCCTGTCCGCCGGATTCCGGGTCCTGGTGTTCGCTTCGGCGTGTTTTCTGCTGCTGCGCATCTGGGGCATCAACCTGGCCTTCGGCCGGGCCTCGGTGGACGCGGGCATCGATATCCTGCTGACCCTGGTGCTGGCGTACATCTTCTGGGTGTTCATCTCCAACTACATCGAACGCAAGCTCAAGGCCAAGACCGGGGCCGACGACGACCGCAGCGACGGCGAGGGCGGCGGCGGACCGGGCGGCGACCGGTTCTCGACCCTGCTGCAGCTGGTCAAGAAGTTCATCTTCGCGGGCATCACCGTGATCACCGTGCTGGTCATCCTGTCCTCGCTCGGCGTGGACATCGGGCCGCTCATCGCGGGCGCGTCGGTCTTCGGCATCGCCATCGGCTTCGGCGCGCAGACCCTGGTCAAGGACATCATCTCCGGCATCTTCTTCCTCATGGACGACGCCTTCCGGGTGGGCGACTACATCATCGTGGGCAACGCCATGGGTACGGTGGAGGAGATCTCGGTCCGCTCCTTCAAGCTGCGGCACCACCTCGGGCCGCTGTACACCATCCCGTTCGGGTCCATCAAAGAGGTCCAGAACATGACCCGCGACTGGGCGGTGATGAAGCTCCAGTACCTGGTGCCCTTTGACACCGACATCGGCGAGATCAAGAAGATCATCAAGAAGATCAACAAGGAGATCCGGGAGATTCCGGAGCTCAACGAGTTCATGCTGTCCGACATCAAGAGCCAGGGCGTCAAGGCCATGGAGGAATACGGCATGCGCATGCGGGTCAAGTTCATGACCAAGCCGGGCGGGCAGTTCACCCTGCGCAAGCTGGTCCTGGCCAAGATGCGCAAGTACTTCGCCGAGGCGGGCATCGAGTTCGCCAAGCCGAGGGTCTCGGTACACATCCCGGACCGCGACCAGCTGACCCCGGATGAGGAGGCCCACGTGGCCGCCGCAGCGGCCCAGTCCGTCACCTCGGACGAGGGGAAGCACAAGAAAAAGAAGGGGTAG
- the acs gene encoding acetate--CoA ligase alpha subunit encodes MTAKDNLHAFFYPDTVAVIGASATPGKVGHTIVTNMLEAGFTGRLLPVNPKGGEIEGLPVTSSVADLPRGLDLAVISVPPKFVVGAIEELAAIGTRSAIVITAGFKEVGKEGYDLEQRIKALCESSGMALLGPNCLGMMNGAAGVNASFAAGRPDPGSIAFFSQSGALCVAILDWARGANIGFSKFVSLGNKAVLDEADMLEYLNRDEDTKVILGYIENVEHGDSFLRQARRTSLNKPVIMIKAGTTAAGAKAASSHTGAIAGSDQSYTAAFHQSGVIRVGDVATLFNLAQAFSSQPLPKGPNLAVVTNSGGPGILTADAADRSRLTMAELSPKTVQKLQEFLPSYAAFYNPVDIVGDADAKRYRQTLDVIGEDPMVHAILVLLTPTASVEIEKTAEAVIRTAQRCGKPVFACFMGKTRVAGARKMLMDAGIPCYAFPEPAVHSIETMYQYYLWKNRPEPQYAEVERDLDAAREVIDAHLRRKQPEIVEFEAQQVLKAYGLPTPRTVLARSSDEAVAAAEEIGYPVVLKIASPDISHKSDVGGVKVNLLNAGEVMDGFKEITARAQRMRHDAYLAGCLVQEMAPAGVKEVIIGFKRDEQFGPMLMFGLGGIYVEIMKDIAFRLAPLSRQDAFEIVREIKSYMLLKGLKGEMPVNFRALEDILMVMSRLALDFPEVSEAEFNPVLANDERAMVADVRMSLSL; translated from the coding sequence TTGACCGCCAAGGACAATCTGCACGCCTTCTTCTATCCCGACACCGTCGCCGTCATCGGCGCTTCGGCCACGCCCGGCAAGGTCGGACACACCATCGTGACCAACATGCTCGAAGCCGGGTTCACCGGGCGGCTGCTGCCCGTGAACCCCAAGGGCGGAGAGATCGAGGGGCTGCCCGTGACCTCGTCCGTCGCGGACCTGCCGCGCGGCCTGGACCTGGCCGTCATCTCGGTGCCGCCCAAGTTCGTGGTCGGAGCCATCGAGGAGCTGGCGGCCATCGGGACCAGGTCGGCCATCGTCATAACCGCCGGGTTCAAGGAGGTGGGCAAGGAGGGATACGACCTGGAGCAGCGGATCAAGGCGCTGTGCGAGTCGTCCGGCATGGCCCTGCTCGGGCCCAACTGCCTGGGCATGATGAACGGCGCGGCCGGGGTCAACGCCTCGTTCGCGGCGGGCCGGCCCGATCCCGGCTCCATCGCCTTCTTCTCCCAGTCCGGCGCGCTCTGCGTGGCCATCCTCGACTGGGCGCGGGGCGCGAACATCGGCTTTTCGAAGTTCGTCTCCCTGGGCAACAAGGCGGTTCTGGACGAGGCGGACATGCTCGAATACCTGAACCGCGACGAGGACACCAAGGTCATCCTCGGTTACATCGAGAACGTGGAGCACGGCGATTCCTTTCTGCGCCAGGCGCGGCGCACCAGCCTGAACAAGCCGGTGATCATGATCAAGGCGGGCACCACAGCGGCGGGCGCCAAGGCGGCGTCCTCCCACACCGGGGCCATCGCCGGGTCGGACCAGAGCTACACCGCCGCCTTCCACCAGTCCGGGGTCATCCGGGTGGGCGACGTGGCCACGCTCTTCAACCTGGCCCAGGCGTTCTCCAGCCAGCCCCTGCCCAAGGGGCCGAACCTGGCCGTGGTGACCAATTCCGGCGGGCCGGGCATCCTGACCGCCGACGCCGCGGACCGCTCCCGGCTGACCATGGCCGAGCTGTCCCCGAAGACGGTCCAGAAGCTCCAGGAATTTCTCCCCAGCTACGCCGCCTTCTACAACCCGGTGGACATCGTGGGCGACGCGGACGCCAAGCGCTACCGCCAGACCCTGGACGTCATCGGCGAGGACCCCATGGTCCACGCCATCCTGGTGCTGCTCACGCCCACGGCCTCGGTGGAAATCGAGAAGACCGCCGAGGCGGTCATCCGCACGGCGCAACGCTGCGGCAAGCCGGTCTTCGCCTGCTTCATGGGCAAGACCCGGGTGGCCGGCGCCAGGAAGATGCTCATGGACGCGGGCATCCCGTGCTACGCCTTTCCGGAACCGGCGGTCCACTCCATCGAGACCATGTACCAGTACTACCTCTGGAAGAACCGCCCCGAGCCGCAGTACGCGGAGGTCGAGCGCGACCTGGACGCGGCCCGCGAGGTCATCGACGCCCACCTGCGCCGCAAGCAGCCGGAGATCGTGGAGTTCGAGGCCCAGCAGGTGCTCAAGGCCTATGGGCTGCCCACGCCGAGGACCGTGCTGGCGCGTTCCTCGGACGAGGCCGTGGCCGCAGCCGAGGAGATCGGCTATCCGGTGGTCCTCAAGATCGCCTCGCCGGACATCTCGCACAAGTCGGACGTGGGCGGGGTCAAGGTCAACCTGCTCAACGCGGGCGAGGTCATGGACGGGTTCAAGGAAATCACGGCCCGGGCGCAGCGCATGCGCCACGACGCCTACCTGGCGGGCTGCCTTGTCCAGGAGATGGCCCCTGCGGGCGTCAAGGAAGTGATCATCGGGTTCAAGCGCGACGAGCAGTTCGGCCCCATGCTCATGTTCGGCCTGGGCGGCATCTACGTGGAGATCATGAAGGACATCGCCTTCCGGCTGGCCCCGCTGTCGCGGCAGGACGCCTTCGAGATCGTGCGCGAGATCAAGTCCTATATGCTGCTCAAGGGGCTGAAGGGCGAGATGCCCGTGAATTTCCGCGCCCTGGAGGACATCCTCATGGTCATGTCCCGGCTGGCCCTGGACTTCCCGGAGGTCTCCGAGGCGGAGTTCAACCCGGTGCTGGCCAACGACGAACGGGCCATGGTCGCCGACGTCCGCATGAGCCTCAGCCTGTAG
- a CDS encoding sensor histidine kinase, with amino-acid sequence MAESGFNSPTDTPLLRGLRWLIYGRRADVRVRHSYPLLGILVLAVISAVALPLLNTLVIYPAYTEIMVGTFENTASRLAAHTIPPSIRNTALTPAVLDTPRFLADVYRLESSFGLIKVAVLSPEGCVLYSTNPDEIGAQTVDSAFERVALGNPQAHLGTLRSLPTRRTTPVIDVVDAYVPLMQKGVFLGAFRIVFDVTGPKNELERFNTYATAATFIISFCLLCIVLILLRMEASREYARQQADALRLDVEHITRHDIKTPLLGALNGINYLENFTAVDAEQRDMLEEMRQSLNTGLDLINRSLDLYKMETGNYEYAPVVMDILPTCRRVADDLSGMAKARGVDVIVSLDGAPLKTGDALEACMEGSLCYAVLANLVKNAIEASDTGDSVEVRIGSGEEVALAVHNRAAVPESVRDVFFQKYATAGKRTGTGLGTYSAKLMVQVMGGRIAMETSEEDGTTVTVTLPSGTDQNGRESCRS; translated from the coding sequence ATGGCTGAATCCGGGTTCAATTCCCCCACCGACACCCCTCTGCTGCGAGGACTGCGCTGGCTGATCTATGGCCGTCGGGCCGACGTCCGGGTCAGGCACAGCTATCCCTTGCTCGGCATCCTGGTGCTCGCCGTAATCAGCGCCGTTGCCCTGCCCCTGCTGAACACCCTGGTCATCTATCCCGCCTACACCGAGATCATGGTCGGGACATTCGAGAACACGGCCAGCAGGCTGGCGGCCCACACCATCCCGCCGTCCATCCGCAACACCGCCCTGACCCCGGCCGTACTGGACACTCCGCGGTTCCTGGCCGACGTCTACCGACTGGAGTCGAGCTTCGGGCTGATCAAGGTGGCGGTCCTCTCGCCCGAGGGATGCGTCCTCTACTCCACCAATCCAGACGAGATCGGAGCCCAGACCGTGGATTCGGCCTTTGAACGGGTGGCCCTGGGCAATCCGCAAGCCCACCTCGGCACCCTGCGCTCCCTGCCCACCAGGAGGACGACCCCGGTCATCGACGTGGTGGACGCCTACGTCCCCCTGATGCAGAAAGGCGTCTTCCTGGGCGCCTTCCGAATCGTCTTCGACGTCACCGGCCCCAAGAACGAACTGGAACGGTTCAACACCTACGCCACGGCCGCGACCTTCATCATTTCTTTCTGCCTGCTGTGCATCGTCCTGATCCTGCTGCGCATGGAGGCGTCCCGCGAATACGCCCGCCAGCAGGCGGACGCCCTGCGCCTGGACGTGGAGCACATCACCCGCCACGACATCAAGACTCCGCTCCTGGGCGCGCTCAACGGCATCAATTACCTGGAGAACTTCACGGCGGTGGACGCCGAGCAGCGGGACATGCTGGAGGAGATGCGCCAGTCCTTGAACACCGGCCTGGACCTGATCAACCGCAGCCTGGACCTCTACAAGATGGAGACGGGCAACTACGAATACGCGCCCGTGGTCATGGATATCCTGCCCACCTGCCGCCGGGTTGCGGACGACCTGTCCGGCATGGCCAAGGCACGCGGAGTGGACGTGATCGTCTCCCTGGACGGCGCGCCGCTCAAGACGGGCGACGCCCTGGAGGCGTGCATGGAGGGCAGCCTGTGCTACGCGGTGCTGGCCAACCTGGTCAAGAATGCCATCGAGGCCTCGGACACGGGCGACTCCGTGGAGGTGCGCATCGGTTCGGGCGAGGAGGTCGCCCTGGCCGTCCACAACCGGGCCGCGGTGCCCGAATCCGTCAGGGATGTCTTTTTCCAGAAGTACGCCACGGCCGGGAAGCGCACCGGCACCGGCCTGGGCACCTATTCCGCCAAACTCATGGTCCAGGTCATGGGCGGCCGAATCGCCATGGAGACGTCCGAGGAGGACGGAACCACGGTGACCGTGACGCTGCCCTCGGGGACCGACCAAAACGGGAGAGAATCATGCCGTTCGTGA
- a CDS encoding MBL fold metallo-hydrolase: MQCTVTYVHHNCFLLKTSSRTWLFDYPEDKFLPPGAAALVRRAVAGDDLAVFVSHGHEDHLNGNLASVIGTAAEACLVLSDDIPELRPEAVPGGYETLVVEPDERYEFRSMRIETLMSNDLGVAFLVQDGEFRFYFGGDLACWIWEGASPREAEFTRRFFTEAMERVRDFGPQVAFCNVDRRLANLAGGVDACRIIAPPLFVPMHSFGVGSWPESLSAECGSDLFLYRESGDALEYHF, translated from the coding sequence ATGCAGTGCACCGTGACCTATGTTCATCACAATTGTTTTCTCCTCAAGACCTCGTCCCGGACGTGGCTGTTCGACTACCCGGAGGACAAGTTCCTGCCCCCGGGCGCGGCGGCCCTTGTCCGCCGCGCCGTGGCCGGAGACGACCTGGCCGTGTTCGTTTCCCACGGCCACGAGGACCATCTGAACGGGAACCTCGCCTCGGTTATCGGAACCGCGGCCGAGGCGTGCCTTGTCCTTTCCGACGACATCCCGGAACTGCGCCCGGAGGCGGTGCCGGGCGGCTACGAGACGCTCGTCGTGGAACCTGACGAGCGGTACGAGTTCCGGTCCATGCGCATCGAGACGCTCATGTCCAACGACCTCGGCGTGGCCTTTCTGGTGCAGGACGGGGAGTTCCGGTTCTATTTCGGCGGGGACCTGGCCTGCTGGATATGGGAGGGAGCTTCCCCGCGCGAGGCGGAGTTCACCCGGCGGTTCTTCACCGAGGCCATGGAGCGGGTCCGGGACTTCGGGCCGCAGGTGGCGTTCTGCAACGTGGACCGGCGGCTGGCCAACCTGGCCGGGGGCGTCGACGCCTGCCGGATCATCGCGCCCCCGCTGTTCGTGCCCATGCACTCCTTCGGGGTTGGCTCCTGGCCCGAATCCCTGTCCGCGGAATGCGGCTCGGATCTGTTTCTGTACCGGGAGAGCGGCGATGCGCTGGAATATCATTTCTAG
- a CDS encoding 2-hydroxymuconate tautomerase family protein, with protein sequence MPFVNIRITREGATKEQKERLIQGVTDLLADVLGKNPKTTFVIIDEVDTDNWGIAGESVTELRKK encoded by the coding sequence ATGCCGTTCGTGAACATCCGCATCACCAGGGAAGGCGCGACCAAGGAGCAGAAGGAGCGCCTGATCCAAGGCGTCACCGACCTCCTGGCCGACGTCCTGGGCAAGAACCCCAAGACCACCTTCGTGATCATCGACGAGGTGGACACGGACAACTGGGGCATCGCCGGCGAAAGCGTGACCGAACTGCGGAAGAAGTGA
- a CDS encoding hydantoinase/oxoprolinase family protein codes for MLTIGVDTGGTFTDFTWTHGPDSGTWKTLSTPRNPADAVLAGVRRIVAERFPGTAPADAELAVIHGSTVATNAILERTGVTTALVTNEGFTDVIEIGRQNRSRLYDLTYRRTPHIVPRELRFGVPGRVGSDGAVSAPLDENSVARTLERVRESGAQSVAVCLLFSFLAPEHELLLGDRLRALGLPVSLSHEILAEFREFERTSTTVVNAYVSPIMTRYLTDLRRGLGNAGLSVMQSNGGSISAATAMRESVRTILSGPAGGAVGALATGRNAGYDKLITFDMGGTSTDVSLMDGTLPLTTTSSISGYPVKVPMIDIHTVGAGGGSIASPDPGGSLTVGPRSAGAAPGPICYGLGGDMVTVTDANLYLGRLVPDRFLGGAMGLDEGAARSGVERLAKRLAMGPEELAEGILAVADANMERAIRVISVEKGFDPREFTLYSFGGAGGLHCASLARLLGMPRVFVPVNPGILSACGMLMADVVKDYSRTIMRPAEEFTDEEAEACFTELERDGLAELAAEGVPAERVRHERYLDMRYKGQSFELLVPEGSDRIETFQTLHEQRYGYRNESKGVEVVNVRLRSRGGQERRLPAPAPDGGARVPEAARLGRRRAVFDGHGVDALVLDREGLLPGNEFRGPAIVTEYTSTIVVPPGTTARVDPWSNLILES; via the coding sequence ATGCTCACCATCGGCGTCGATACCGGCGGCACCTTCACCGATTTCACCTGGACCCACGGCCCGGACTCCGGGACCTGGAAGACGCTGTCCACGCCGCGCAACCCGGCCGATGCCGTGCTCGCGGGCGTGCGCCGAATAGTGGCCGAACGGTTCCCCGGCACGGCTCCGGCGGACGCCGAGCTGGCCGTGATCCACGGCTCCACCGTGGCCACCAACGCCATCCTGGAACGCACGGGGGTGACCACCGCCCTGGTGACCAACGAGGGATTCACGGACGTCATCGAGATCGGCCGCCAGAACCGGTCCCGGCTCTACGACCTCACCTACCGCCGCACGCCGCACATCGTGCCCCGCGAGCTGCGCTTCGGCGTCCCGGGACGGGTGGGATCGGACGGCGCGGTCAGCGCCCCCCTGGACGAGAATTCGGTGGCGCGCACGTTGGAGCGCGTCCGGGAATCGGGCGCGCAGTCCGTGGCCGTCTGCCTGCTCTTCTCCTTTCTCGCCCCGGAGCACGAGCTGCTCCTGGGAGACCGGCTGCGCGCCTTGGGGCTGCCCGTCTCCCTGTCCCACGAAATCCTGGCCGAGTTCCGCGAGTTCGAGCGGACCTCCACCACGGTGGTCAACGCCTACGTCTCGCCGATCATGACCCGCTACCTGACCGACCTGCGCCGCGGGCTGGGCAACGCGGGGCTGAGCGTCATGCAGTCCAACGGCGGCTCCATCTCGGCGGCCACGGCCATGCGCGAGTCCGTGCGGACCATCCTGTCCGGTCCGGCGGGCGGGGCCGTGGGTGCGCTGGCGACCGGACGCAACGCCGGATACGACAAGCTGATCACCTTCGACATGGGCGGCACCAGCACGGACGTCAGCCTCATGGACGGGACCCTGCCCCTGACCACGACCTCTTCCATCTCCGGTTACCCGGTGAAGGTGCCGATGATCGACATCCACACCGTGGGCGCGGGCGGCGGGTCCATCGCCTCCCCGGACCCCGGCGGGTCCCTGACCGTCGGCCCCCGCAGCGCGGGCGCGGCTCCCGGCCCCATCTGCTACGGGCTGGGCGGGGACATGGTCACCGTGACCGACGCCAACCTGTACCTCGGCCGCCTGGTGCCCGACCGGTTCCTGGGCGGGGCCATGGGATTGGACGAGGGTGCGGCGCGATCCGGCGTGGAGCGGCTGGCCAAACGGCTCGCCATGGGCCCGGAGGAGCTGGCCGAAGGCATCCTGGCCGTGGCCGACGCCAACATGGAGCGGGCCATCCGGGTCATCTCCGTGGAAAAGGGGTTCGATCCCCGCGAATTCACCCTCTACTCCTTCGGCGGTGCGGGCGGCCTGCACTGCGCGTCCCTGGCCCGGCTGCTCGGCATGCCCAGGGTCTTTGTCCCGGTCAACCCCGGCATTCTTTCGGCCTGCGGCATGCTCATGGCCGACGTGGTCAAGGACTACTCGCGCACGATCATGCGGCCCGCCGAGGAATTCACCGACGAGGAGGCCGAGGCCTGCTTCACCGAGCTGGAGCGGGACGGGCTGGCCGAGCTGGCCGCGGAAGGCGTCCCGGCCGAACGGGTGCGCCACGAGCGATACCTGGACATGCGCTACAAGGGCCAGTCCTTCGAACTGCTGGTACCCGAAGGCAGCGACCGGATAGAGACGTTCCAGACCCTGCACGAGCAACGGTACGGCTACCGCAACGAGTCCAAGGGGGTGGAGGTGGTCAACGTCCGGCTGCGCTCCCGGGGCGGCCAGGAGCGGCGCCTTCCCGCACCCGCCCCGGACGGCGGCGCGCGGGTGCCGGAAGCGGCCCGGCTGGGGCGCAGGCGCGCCGTGTTCGACGGGCATGGGGTGGACGCCCTGGTCCTGGACCGCGAAGGGTTGCTGCCCGGCAACGAGTTCCGGGGACCGGCCATCGTCACCGAATACACCTCGACCATCGTGGTCCCGCCGGGAACCACGGCGCGCGTGGACCCATGGTCCAACCTGATCCTGGAAAGCTGA